One part of the Musa acuminata AAA Group cultivar baxijiao chromosome BXJ1-5, Cavendish_Baxijiao_AAA, whole genome shotgun sequence genome encodes these proteins:
- the LOC135674193 gene encoding lysine-specific demethylase JMJ706-like isoform X1, which translates to MVEGRSCLSREVKNGLEILKRKRLQQTKSGFIPEAINASNTMSRSGGDALRTSASCGTRMHGNVDAFSRVSVSVEDAFSKHQVKKFDMSDLEWIEKIPECPVFSPSKEEFENPLDYLQRIAPVASRYGICKIISPISASVPAGVVLMKEQAGFKFTTRVQPLRLAEWAADDKVTFFLSGRKYTFRDFEKMANKVFSRRYSSAGCLPAKFMEEQFWHEIAFGKTEMVEYACDIDGSAFSSSPRDQLGQSKWNLKRFSRLPKSVLRHLANAIPGVTDPMLYIGMLFSMFAWHVEDHYLYSINYHHCGAFKTWYGIPGHAATDFEKVVWNHVYDSDILQGEGEDAAFDVLLGKTTMFPPNILLEHNVPVYKAVQRPGEFIITFPRAYHAGFSHGFNCGEAVNFAVGDWFPLGTVASQRYALLNRMPLLPHEELLCREAVFISKILLNPDSKSPRPSSEDFHSQRCIKFSFAYLMRFQHRARWSLMKSGACAFINTETVLCSICKHDCYISYVRCNCIKDPICLRHERELRSCLCGFDRIIFLRGDILELEAISRKFEQEIDVLEEVLKQIQQGDDFYLGTSLFYNAEHDGYVPYCEIKFESSPDIRGDNPERSGVCILEGSNKDVAWESLSSPGTMTSSVRLSGGSLHIGYAKTNIGIISCSGSPSSCQSAVLIPERHAAASSCQAGSSDTSVMQNSDDSDSEIFRVKRRSAIKLGKRSTGDVDSNLPEHQGLKRLKKLHREGRHLATADHPAPATSGYFQKNFESGVSRTSRGMFPMSSKIRPDGGQVGVKLKVNLQSNLPGTIVAVEDPTSSELKS; encoded by the exons ATG GTGGAAGGAAGGTCTTGCTTGTCTAGAGAGGTTAAAAATGGGTTAGAAATCTTGAAAAGAAAAAGGCTTCAGCAGACAAAGTCTGGCTTTATACCTGAAGCTATTAATGCAAGTAATACAATGTCCAGAAGTGGAGGGGATGCTCTAAGAACTTCAGCATCATGTGGTACTAGAATGCATGGGAATGTTGATGCATTTTCTCGTGTTAGTGTTTCTGTAGAGGATGCTTTTTCCAAGCACCAAGTGAAAAAGTTTGATATGTCTGACTTAGAATGGATCGAGAAGATCCCTGAATGTCCTGTGTTTAGTCCCTCGAAGGAGGAGTTCGAGAACCCCTTAGATTATCTTCAAAGGATTGCTCCTGTTGCTTCAAGATATG GCATATGTAAGATCATTTCCCCTATAAGTGCTTCAGTTCCTGCTGGTGTTGTTTTAATGAAGGAGCAAGCGGGATTTAAGTTTACTACCAGAGTGCAGCCTCTACGTCTTGCCGAGTGGGCTGCAGATGACAAGGTCACCTTTTTCTTGAGTGGAAG GAAGTATACATTTCGGGATTTTGAGAAGATGGCAAACAAGGTATTTTCTCGAAGGTATTCAAGTGCTGGATGTCTCCCTGCTAAGTTTATGGAAGAGCAATTCTGGCATGAGATTGCATTTGGCAAGACAGAGATGGTTGAGTATGCATGTGACATTGATGGAAGTGCCTTCTCATCATCTCCTAGAGATCAACTTGGACAAAGCAAGTGGAACTTGAAG AGGTTTTCTCGGCTACCAAAATCTGTACTTCGGCATCTGGCAAATGCAATTCCA GGTGTAACAGATCCCATGCTTTACATTGGAATGCTTTTTAGTATGTTCGCTTGGCATGTCGAAGATCACTATTTGTATAG CATTAATTATCATCATTGTGGAGCTTTCAAAACATGGTATGGTATCCCAGGCCATGCTGCTACAGATTTTGAAAAGGTGGTCTGGAATCATGTATATGATTCTGACATTTTGCAAGGTGAAGGAGAAGATGCAGCTTTCGATGTACTTTTGGGAAAGACCACAATGTTTCCTCCAAATATTCTATTAGAACATAATGTTCCTGTTTATAAAGCTGTACAAAGACCTGGAGAATTCATTATTACTTTTCCTCGAGCTTATCATGCAGGCTTCAGTCACG GATTCAATTGCGGTGAAGCAGTGAATTTTGCTGTTGGTGATTGGTTCCCGCTGGGTACTGTGGCTAGCCAACGATATGCACTTCTGAACAGGATGCCATTGCTCCCTCATGAGGAACTTCTTTGTAGGGAAGCAGTGTTTATTTCAAAGATATTGTTAAATCCTGATTCTAAAAGTCCTCGCCCTTCATCTGAAGACTTTCACTCGCAACGTTGCATTAAATTTTCTTTTGCGTACTTAATGCGCTTCCAGCACCGTGCTCGTTGGTCGCTCATGAAATCAGGAGCCTGTGCATTTATTAACACAGAGACTGTACTATGTAGCATCTGCAAACATGACTGCTATATTTCTTATGTTAGGTGTAATTGCATCAAGGATCCAATCTGTCTCCGCCATG AGAGAGAGCTTAGAAGCTGCCTTTGTGGCTTCGATCGTATTATATTCCTGAGAGGGGACATTCTGGAATTGGAGGCCATCTCACGGAAGTTTGAGCAAGAGATTGATGTACTAGAGGAGGTTCTAAAGCAAATTCAACAAGGTGATGACTTTTATCTAGGGACAAGCCTGTTTTACAACGCTGAACATGATGGATATGTTCCATACTGTGAGATAAAATTTGAGTCAAGCCCCGATATTAGGGGTGACAATCCGGAGCGCTCAGGAGTTTGCATCTTAGAGGGCTCTAACAAGGATGTGGCATGGGAATCTCTGTCTTCTCCTGGAACAATGACATCATCTGTGCGGTTAAGTGGAGGTTCCTTGCATATT GGTTATGCAAAAACTAATATAGGAATAATATCTTGCTCCGGGTCGCCCAGTTCATGTCAATCTGCTGTCCTAATTCCAGAGAGGCATGCAGCTGCATCTTCTTGTCAAGCTGGTTCTTCTGATACTTCAGTCATGCAAAACAGTGATGACTCTGACTCCGAAATATTCAGAGTCAAGCGCAGGTCTGCAATAAAATTAGGGAAAAGATCTACTGGTGATGTAGACTCAAACCTCCCGGAACACCAG GGGCTAAAGCGGTTGAAGAAGCTCCATCGAGAAGGAAGACATCTGGCTACGGCAGACCATCCTGCTCCAGCTACTAGTGGTTATTTTCAAAAGAATTTTGAATCGGGTGTTAGCAGGACCTCGAGAGGCATGTTTCCAATGTCCTCCAAAATCAGACCCGACGGCGGCCAAGTTGGGGTGAAGCTAAAAGTGAATCTTCAATCCAACTTACCCGGCACCATTGTCGCGGTGGAAGATCCTACGTCCAGTGAACTTAAAAGTTAA
- the LOC135674193 gene encoding lysine-specific demethylase JMJ706-like isoform X2, producing MEQAGFKFTTRVQPLRLAEWAADDKVTFFLSGRKYTFRDFEKMANKVFSRRYSSAGCLPAKFMEEQFWHEIAFGKTEMVEYACDIDGSAFSSSPRDQLGQSKWNLKRFSRLPKSVLRHLANAIPGVTDPMLYIGMLFSMFAWHVEDHYLYSINYHHCGAFKTWYGIPGHAATDFEKVVWNHVYDSDILQGEGEDAAFDVLLGKTTMFPPNILLEHNVPVYKAVQRPGEFIITFPRAYHAGFSHGFNCGEAVNFAVGDWFPLGTVASQRYALLNRMPLLPHEELLCREAVFISKILLNPDSKSPRPSSEDFHSQRCIKFSFAYLMRFQHRARWSLMKSGACAFINTETVLCSICKHDCYISYVRCNCIKDPICLRHERELRSCLCGFDRIIFLRGDILELEAISRKFEQEIDVLEEVLKQIQQGDDFYLGTSLFYNAEHDGYVPYCEIKFESSPDIRGDNPERSGVCILEGSNKDVAWESLSSPGTMTSSVRLSGGSLHIGYAKTNIGIISCSGSPSSCQSAVLIPERHAAASSCQAGSSDTSVMQNSDDSDSEIFRVKRRSAIKLGKRSTGDVDSNLPEHQGLKRLKKLHREGRHLATADHPAPATSGYFQKNFESGVSRTSRGMFPMSSKIRPDGGQVGVKLKVNLQSNLPGTIVAVEDPTSSELKS from the exons ATG GAGCAAGCGGGATTTAAGTTTACTACCAGAGTGCAGCCTCTACGTCTTGCCGAGTGGGCTGCAGATGACAAGGTCACCTTTTTCTTGAGTGGAAG GAAGTATACATTTCGGGATTTTGAGAAGATGGCAAACAAGGTATTTTCTCGAAGGTATTCAAGTGCTGGATGTCTCCCTGCTAAGTTTATGGAAGAGCAATTCTGGCATGAGATTGCATTTGGCAAGACAGAGATGGTTGAGTATGCATGTGACATTGATGGAAGTGCCTTCTCATCATCTCCTAGAGATCAACTTGGACAAAGCAAGTGGAACTTGAAG AGGTTTTCTCGGCTACCAAAATCTGTACTTCGGCATCTGGCAAATGCAATTCCA GGTGTAACAGATCCCATGCTTTACATTGGAATGCTTTTTAGTATGTTCGCTTGGCATGTCGAAGATCACTATTTGTATAG CATTAATTATCATCATTGTGGAGCTTTCAAAACATGGTATGGTATCCCAGGCCATGCTGCTACAGATTTTGAAAAGGTGGTCTGGAATCATGTATATGATTCTGACATTTTGCAAGGTGAAGGAGAAGATGCAGCTTTCGATGTACTTTTGGGAAAGACCACAATGTTTCCTCCAAATATTCTATTAGAACATAATGTTCCTGTTTATAAAGCTGTACAAAGACCTGGAGAATTCATTATTACTTTTCCTCGAGCTTATCATGCAGGCTTCAGTCACG GATTCAATTGCGGTGAAGCAGTGAATTTTGCTGTTGGTGATTGGTTCCCGCTGGGTACTGTGGCTAGCCAACGATATGCACTTCTGAACAGGATGCCATTGCTCCCTCATGAGGAACTTCTTTGTAGGGAAGCAGTGTTTATTTCAAAGATATTGTTAAATCCTGATTCTAAAAGTCCTCGCCCTTCATCTGAAGACTTTCACTCGCAACGTTGCATTAAATTTTCTTTTGCGTACTTAATGCGCTTCCAGCACCGTGCTCGTTGGTCGCTCATGAAATCAGGAGCCTGTGCATTTATTAACACAGAGACTGTACTATGTAGCATCTGCAAACATGACTGCTATATTTCTTATGTTAGGTGTAATTGCATCAAGGATCCAATCTGTCTCCGCCATG AGAGAGAGCTTAGAAGCTGCCTTTGTGGCTTCGATCGTATTATATTCCTGAGAGGGGACATTCTGGAATTGGAGGCCATCTCACGGAAGTTTGAGCAAGAGATTGATGTACTAGAGGAGGTTCTAAAGCAAATTCAACAAGGTGATGACTTTTATCTAGGGACAAGCCTGTTTTACAACGCTGAACATGATGGATATGTTCCATACTGTGAGATAAAATTTGAGTCAAGCCCCGATATTAGGGGTGACAATCCGGAGCGCTCAGGAGTTTGCATCTTAGAGGGCTCTAACAAGGATGTGGCATGGGAATCTCTGTCTTCTCCTGGAACAATGACATCATCTGTGCGGTTAAGTGGAGGTTCCTTGCATATT GGTTATGCAAAAACTAATATAGGAATAATATCTTGCTCCGGGTCGCCCAGTTCATGTCAATCTGCTGTCCTAATTCCAGAGAGGCATGCAGCTGCATCTTCTTGTCAAGCTGGTTCTTCTGATACTTCAGTCATGCAAAACAGTGATGACTCTGACTCCGAAATATTCAGAGTCAAGCGCAGGTCTGCAATAAAATTAGGGAAAAGATCTACTGGTGATGTAGACTCAAACCTCCCGGAACACCAG GGGCTAAAGCGGTTGAAGAAGCTCCATCGAGAAGGAAGACATCTGGCTACGGCAGACCATCCTGCTCCAGCTACTAGTGGTTATTTTCAAAAGAATTTTGAATCGGGTGTTAGCAGGACCTCGAGAGGCATGTTTCCAATGTCCTCCAAAATCAGACCCGACGGCGGCCAAGTTGGGGTGAAGCTAAAAGTGAATCTTCAATCCAACTTACCCGGCACCATTGTCGCGGTGGAAGATCCTACGTCCAGTGAACTTAAAAGTTAA